In the Helianthus annuus cultivar XRQ/B chromosome 11, HanXRQr2.0-SUNRISE, whole genome shotgun sequence genome, one interval contains:
- the LOC110888657 gene encoding uncharacterized protein LOC110888657: protein MPQTVGKYDGLGDPEDHLNLFKRAREVACWPMPLWCKMFVQTLVGVARVWWDSLPIGEIDSFEDLESKFILQFSQQRRHTKDQNELLHIRRRDNETVESFIARFNKESLAIPGVTNDLACGAFLQGVN, encoded by the coding sequence ATGCCTCAAACCGTTGGCAAATACGATGGTCTAGGTGACCCTGAGGACCATCTCAATCTATTCAAAAGAGCAAGAGAGGTAGCCTGTTGGCCTATGCCCCTCTGGTGCAAAATGTTTGTGCAAACTCTGGTAGGCGTGGCTCGGGTCTGGTGGGATAGTCTGCCCATTGGGGAGATTGATAGTTTCGAGGATCTAGAGTCCAAATTCATCTTGCAATTTAGCCAACAACGCCGGCACACTAAAGATCAAAACGAACTTCTCCACATCCGCCGGCGAGACAATGAAACGGTGGAAAGTTTCATCGCTAGATTCAATAAAGAAAGCCTGGCAATCCCAGGTGTCACAAATGATCTAGCGTGTGGAGCTTTCCTACAAGGAGTAAATTGA